The genomic interval AGAAGGAGATACTCATGATCCAGGTCGGTTCGAAAGAAGAAGTCGCGTTCTTGCTGGCGCTTTTCGGCACGCATACCCAGCCCGTCAGGCAGCCGAAGCCGAAATCGTCGCGTGGGTAATGCTCGACCATGCCAGGCCTCGACATTTGCCAGCGCTTGTTGCGCCGGCTGATCTCTGCTGGAGATCCCAGTGCCATTCCGGTCGCCGAATGCGCCATCGATGACTATGTGGAGATCACGGAAGGAAGCGCGCGCGAAAGCGGACTGCGTCTCCTGCAGCAGGATGCATGGGACCAGCATGCCGTCATGGTCGGCGTGCAGCGCTCGTTCGCGGAAACTGTGAACGCTTATATTGAGCGGAAGCTGGGGGAAGAACTGAACGCAGCGGATGACGCCGCGCCGGTTCGCCTGTCTCATGAACCGCTTCTGGCGGCCGGCCCGGGAGAAACGAATCCGTAACGGGGGCGGTTGGAATTTTCGGATTTTGTGAAATAGAGCTTGACCCGTCGGGCAAATCGCCTGTATATTGTCATCATCGAAACAAGCATCGATCAGCCCGCGTGGAGACATCCGCCGCGGGTTTTTTCATTCGTCGCGCCGCCAGCGCCGACTCCAGCGCGTCGCGTACCGGCGTGTGAAACCATACTGAATTCTCATGCGTTTCTTGGACGCAAAGAAGTGCATGATGGCAGAAGCAAAGAAACAGGAGAGGGGTATGCTAGAGAACGCGAGAGTGGCAACCCGGCTTCCAGCTAAAGACCTGAACCGCGCGCGGGCGTTCTATTCTGAAAAGCTGGGGCTCGAGCCGGTCGAAGAGCGCGACGGCGGGCTCCGCTACGCCTGCGCAGGCGGCGAGTTCGCGATATTCGTCTCCGCCGGACGGCAATCCGGCACGCACACGCAGATGGGCTGGGAAGTCGAGGATATCGACGCAACCGTGCGCGAGCTTCGCCGCCGGGGAGTTGAGTTCGAGGAGTACGACTTGCCAGGCTTAAGGACCGTTGAGGGCATTGCAGAGATTGCGGGGAATTACCCTAGCAAGGGTATCGGTGAGCGAGGCGTTTGGTTCCGCGACAGCGAAGGCAACCTGCTGGGTATCGGTCAGCCGGTTCGATCGTGACGGCTGCGGCCAGCGCCGCTTAATTCGGTAATTCAAAAATAGAGCTTGACCCGTCGGGCAAATCGCCTGTATATTGTCATCATCGAAACAAGCGTCGATCAGCCCGCGCGGAGACATCCGCCGCGGGTTTTTTCGTTTCGAGATCGGGAATCGGACGGCGGTACGGCGAGGGTGACGCTCGGGAGGCGGGCACGCCGTGTCCTCCTCGAAACGACCATTGACGTCGGGCAAAACACCGGCACAATGCCATCACCGCGGTGCAAAGTCGTCGCCGCGGGAAGCGATCCGCCGTTGCGCGATCTTGGTCGGCCGTTCAACAGCGTTGCGCGATTCTTATTTTGTGGTCATGTGTGCCCTCGGATGCGCAGAATAGCATCCTTCTCCAAAAGGAATGCGTTTGTGATAGATGGCGCCGCTCCCATCGTGAGAAGCTTCAGTCTTGTAGGC from Bradyrhizobium arachidis carries:
- a CDS encoding VOC family protein, which gives rise to MLENARVATRLPAKDLNRARAFYSEKLGLEPVEERDGGLRYACAGGEFAIFVSAGRQSGTHTQMGWEVEDIDATVRELRRRGVEFEEYDLPGLRTVEGIAEIAGNYPSKGIGERGVWFRDSEGNLLGIGQPVRS